The Streptomyces puniciscabiei genome includes a window with the following:
- a CDS encoding antibiotic biosynthesis monooxygenase family protein — MAKLENLDPTTPLFAQFGQKTGPIVLANTFVVPKERSESFLAHWKKQAEFMQAQPGFVSLQMHQGTAGSQLFMNVAIWESTEALAKALGNPQFQAMSAQVPDDIVSYAHIFEKIAVEGLCEA, encoded by the coding sequence ATGGCCAAGCTGGAGAACCTGGACCCGACCACGCCGCTGTTCGCGCAGTTCGGCCAGAAGACCGGGCCCATCGTCCTGGCCAACACCTTCGTCGTCCCGAAGGAGAGGTCCGAGTCGTTCCTGGCCCACTGGAAGAAGCAGGCCGAGTTCATGCAGGCGCAGCCGGGATTCGTCTCCCTGCAGATGCACCAGGGCACGGCGGGCAGCCAGCTGTTCATGAACGTCGCGATCTGGGAGTCGACCGAGGCCCTCGCCAAGGCGCTCGGCAACCCGCAGTTCCAGGCCATGTCCGCCCAGGTCCCCGACGACATCGTGTCGTATGCGCACATCTTCGAGAAGATCGCCGTCGAGGGCCTCTGCGAAGCCTGA
- a CDS encoding LLM class flavin-dependent oxidoreductase, giving the protein MDVGLLFDLRNPEGWKRPWADHYARSLEFCEEADRRGAGGLWFTEHHLFEDGYLPQPLTFAAAVAARTRHARIGTAVVLPALRKPAQLAEEAAIVDLVSGGRLELGMGAGYRVPEYTLMGADFTRRFRRTEEHIREVRRLWEEGGVTPGPVQDSVPLWGGFYGPRGARIAGRLGIGLLHISHELFPHYREGLVESGHDPATARVSGLLPIILADDPDEAWARVAPYLAHQMNSYRQSSVEGTDKPRPPIIHPDEFRNRTSNAPWGALKILTPEDAAAQIKETTEGLPVEHLIFWASIAGMPDDLTARNIELVSEELPPLLGL; this is encoded by the coding sequence ATGGATGTAGGACTTCTCTTCGACCTGCGGAACCCGGAGGGCTGGAAGCGCCCGTGGGCCGACCACTATGCGCGCAGCCTGGAATTCTGCGAGGAGGCGGACCGGCGGGGCGCGGGCGGGCTGTGGTTCACCGAGCACCACCTCTTCGAGGACGGCTATCTGCCGCAGCCGCTGACCTTCGCCGCCGCCGTCGCGGCCCGCACCCGCCACGCCCGGATCGGCACCGCGGTGGTGCTGCCCGCGCTGCGCAAGCCCGCCCAGCTCGCGGAGGAGGCGGCGATCGTCGACCTCGTGAGCGGCGGACGCCTCGAGCTGGGCATGGGCGCCGGCTACCGGGTTCCCGAATACACCCTGATGGGCGCGGACTTCACGCGGCGTTTCCGGCGGACCGAGGAGCACATACGCGAGGTGCGCCGGCTCTGGGAGGAGGGCGGCGTCACCCCGGGCCCGGTCCAGGACTCCGTTCCGCTGTGGGGCGGCTTCTACGGTCCCCGCGGCGCGCGGATCGCCGGCCGGCTCGGCATCGGGCTGCTGCACATCTCCCACGAGCTGTTCCCGCACTACCGCGAGGGACTGGTCGAGAGCGGCCACGACCCGGCGACCGCCCGGGTCTCCGGCCTGCTGCCGATCATCCTCGCCGACGACCCGGACGAGGCCTGGGCGCGTGTCGCGCCCTACCTCGCCCACCAGATGAACAGCTACCGGCAGTCGTCCGTGGAGGGCACCGACAAGCCCCGGCCGCCGATCATCCACCCCGACGAGTTCCGCAACCGGACCTCCAACGCCCCCTGGGGGGCTCTGAAGATCCTCACCCCCGAGGACGCCGCCGCCCAGATCAAGGAGACGACCGAGGGGCTGCCGGTGGAACACCTGATCTTCTGGGCGAGCATCGCCGGCATGCCGGACGACCTGACGGCCCGGAACATCGAACTGGTCAGCGAGGAGCTGCCGCCGCTGCTGGGCCTGTGA
- a CDS encoding alpha/beta fold hydrolase — translation MQPTFVLVHGAFANSFSFAPLQAELGLLGHRSVAVDLPGHGFAATYPRAYQAPQDLEGLATAPGAIKGVTLADNAAHLIGILERAKRNGPVILVSHSRGGMTATVAANQRPDLIDRIVYVSAWCPVDLDVSAYYAEPEMATVDATGLASAMVGNPAELGLLRANFRTADPGVLAALKAAFLADGTDDEFMVFLNTFQPDENLDVGTPEDRARADTWGRIPRTYIRLTEDTSVPLAMQDRMIREGDALTPENPYDVRTLTSSHLKWLVDPAPAARVLADIAAFSFSPGGSGTN, via the coding sequence ATGCAACCGACGTTCGTCCTGGTGCACGGAGCTTTCGCGAACTCCTTCTCCTTCGCGCCGCTCCAAGCCGAACTGGGCCTCCTCGGACACCGCTCCGTCGCCGTCGACCTTCCGGGGCACGGGTTCGCGGCGACGTACCCGCGCGCCTACCAGGCGCCGCAGGACCTCGAAGGGCTCGCCACCGCACCCGGCGCCATCAAGGGCGTCACGCTCGCCGACAACGCCGCGCACCTCATCGGCATACTGGAGCGGGCCAAGCGGAACGGGCCCGTCATCCTCGTCTCCCACAGCCGAGGCGGCATGACGGCCACCGTCGCGGCGAACCAGCGGCCCGACCTGATCGACCGCATCGTCTATGTCTCCGCCTGGTGCCCCGTCGATCTCGACGTCAGCGCCTACTACGCCGAGCCCGAGATGGCCACGGTGGACGCCACAGGGCTGGCCTCGGCGATGGTGGGCAACCCCGCCGAACTCGGGCTGCTGCGCGCCAACTTCCGTACCGCCGACCCCGGCGTCCTCGCGGCCTTGAAGGCGGCCTTCCTCGCCGACGGGACGGACGATGAGTTCATGGTCTTCCTCAACACCTTCCAGCCCGACGAGAACCTTGACGTCGGCACACCCGAGGACCGGGCACGGGCCGACACCTGGGGGCGGATCCCCAGGACGTACATCCGGCTGACCGAGGACACCAGCGTGCCGCTCGCCATGCAGGACCGGATGATCCGTGAAGGCGACGCACTGACGCCGGAGAACCCCTACGACGTCCGTACGCTCACCAGCAGCCACCTGAAGTGGCTGGTCGACCCGGCCCCGGCGGCCCGGGTTCTGGCGGACATCGCCGCGTTCTCGTTCTCGCCTGGCGGGTCCGGTACCAACTAG